One genomic segment of Terrihabitans soli includes these proteins:
- the msrB gene encoding peptide-methionine (R)-S-oxide reductase MsrB: MDTKTFPVTRTDAEWRAKLSSEQYQVMRAHGTERPGSCALLAEKRPGTFSCAGCDTPLFEGKVKFESGTGWPSFNEPIPGATEDSVDDSYFMRRTEVHCATCGSHLGHVFPDGPPPTGLRYCINGVALNFTPA, from the coding sequence ATGGACACGAAGACGTTTCCCGTGACCCGCACCGATGCCGAATGGCGGGCGAAGCTCTCTTCCGAACAGTATCAAGTCATGCGCGCCCACGGGACCGAGCGTCCCGGCAGCTGCGCCCTTCTCGCCGAAAAGCGCCCCGGCACTTTTAGCTGCGCCGGCTGCGATACACCGCTGTTCGAAGGCAAAGTGAAATTCGAAAGCGGCACCGGCTGGCCGAGCTTCAACGAGCCGATCCCCGGCGCCACGGAAGATTCGGTCGACGACAGCTATTTCATGCGCCGCACCGAAGTGCATTGCGCGACCTGCGGCAGCCATCTCGGCCATGTCTTCCCGGACGGCCCGCCGCCGACGGGTCTGCGCTATTGCATCAACGGCGTCGCGCTGAACTTCACCCCTGCCTGA
- a CDS encoding ATP-dependent DNA helicase, with protein sequence MPQFTPHQDDALKVASDWLKSKPGKGSAPQVFRLFGYAGTGKTTLARHLAEGLDGSVKYAAFTGKAALVMRSRGCDGASTLHSLIYRAKESGEETPTFELWDEAPASRAKLIIVDEASMVDAELGRDLLSFGAPVLVLGDPAQLPPIQGGGFFTNAEPDVMLTEVHRQAQDDPIVRLSMQVREGEELTPGTYGETEVVPRSALDPQRVINADQVLVGRNNTRRAYNKRMRERRGFSEDLPVAGDKLVCLRNNRRKALFNGGLWTVSERRASKSKMITMRVKPEDDPSARETKVTIRPECFLGAIEQLSWEERRHYDEFDFGYVLTVHKSQGSQWDDVVLFDESFAFSESRARWLYTGITRAAKRLSVVV encoded by the coding sequence ATGCCCCAGTTCACACCCCACCAGGACGACGCGCTCAAAGTCGCCTCCGACTGGCTGAAATCCAAGCCCGGCAAAGGCTCGGCACCGCAAGTCTTCCGCCTGTTCGGCTATGCCGGCACGGGCAAGACGACGCTTGCGCGCCATCTTGCCGAAGGCCTCGACGGCTCGGTGAAATATGCGGCCTTTACCGGCAAGGCGGCGCTCGTGATGCGCTCGCGCGGCTGCGACGGCGCCTCGACCCTGCACAGCCTGATCTACCGCGCCAAGGAAAGCGGCGAGGAAACACCGACCTTCGAGCTCTGGGACGAGGCGCCCGCCTCGCGCGCCAAACTTATCATTGTCGATGAGGCATCGATGGTGGACGCCGAGCTCGGCCGCGATCTTCTGTCCTTCGGCGCGCCGGTCCTTGTGCTGGGCGACCCGGCGCAGCTCCCGCCGATCCAGGGCGGCGGCTTTTTCACCAATGCCGAACCGGATGTGATGCTGACCGAGGTGCACCGGCAGGCGCAGGACGATCCGATCGTGCGCCTGTCGATGCAGGTGCGCGAGGGTGAGGAACTGACGCCGGGCACCTATGGCGAGACGGAGGTCGTGCCGCGCTCGGCGCTCGACCCGCAGCGCGTCATCAATGCCGATCAGGTTCTCGTCGGCCGCAACAATACGCGCCGTGCCTATAATAAGCGCATGCGCGAGCGCCGGGGATTTTCCGAAGATCTGCCGGTGGCCGGCGACAAGCTGGTCTGTCTCAGGAACAATAGGCGCAAGGCGCTGTTCAATGGCGGCCTTTGGACCGTCTCGGAACGCCGTGCGTCCAAGTCAAAAATGATCACCATGCGCGTCAAGCCGGAAGACGACCCGTCCGCGCGCGAAACCAAAGTGACGATCCGCCCCGAATGCTTTCTCGGCGCCATCGAGCAGCTCTCCTGGGAAGAGCGCCGCCATTATGACGAGTTTGATTTCGGCTATGTGCTGACCGTCCACAAGAGCCAGGGCTCGCAATGGGACGATGTCGTCCTGTTCGACGAGAGCTTTGCCTTCTCAGAAAGCCGGGCGCGCTGGCTCTATACGGGCATCACGCGGGCGGCTAAACGGCTCTCAGTGGTCGTTTGA
- a CDS encoding gamma-glutamylcyclotransferase family protein: MPLLFSYGTLQQKEVQLGTFGRELGGTKDVLPGYALSTVLITHPDVVALSGMEEHLIVRPGKISDEVSGTVFEITAEELTQADSYETDDYERVELPLASGLRAFVYVAAQ; this comes from the coding sequence ATGCCGCTTCTCTTCTCCTACGGCACGCTGCAGCAGAAAGAGGTGCAGCTCGGCACGTTCGGCCGCGAGCTCGGCGGGACAAAAGATGTCCTGCCGGGCTATGCGCTTTCGACCGTGCTGATCACGCATCCCGATGTCGTTGCACTCAGCGGCATGGAAGAACATCTGATCGTGCGGCCGGGCAAAATCTCCGATGAGGTTTCGGGCACGGTGTTCGAGATCACGGCCGAGGAGCTGACGCAGGCCGACAGCTACGAGACCGATGATTACGAGCGGGTGGAACTTCCGCTCGCCTCCGGCCTCCGTGCTTTCGTTTACGTCGCCGCACAATAG